From Chromohalobacter canadensis, one genomic window encodes:
- a CDS encoding glucosyltransferase domain-containing protein, translating into MSIPSIPLHSRTPSPDVWRWMGAFIGLVLATYPIVAADRLYLDDIWRSMYGEPGWTSNARPLADVVMLALNQGTRVVELAPLPLWLGLTSIATMLVALRQAFVKFNDGHAWLAMALLVLQPFFLQNLSYQFDALPMALAVSCAGLALAAGMRASWGKGVMLSVIGLFASLCFYQAAVSVYFVLLAFHALLSLATYGTLQWRRHVGLLVAGAVTLLGYKLISVWWLAGGYSLSHSQMAPPATLPMHIVDNTLTFWRYAARTLAGAPWWGLSATALIALTGLTLGALRPSQAKRPLAWPWRLLIMLIILLLLPLGALGIMAALEDPLWRPRTFIGFGALCAGSLFCAVATCEYYGWRRLGVSMLVLVLGGATVIAYAYGNAQGSQKSFEESVSRQLVDDLRRLEAEGALVVFGTLPLSKSADNTVHAFPILKELVGSYLDNGYWWGYQNLYRLGLPQRYEFNGDQALRDAFADHCTTLEPLLERGWYTLYQWQDAIFVSLDGACRRDTGDP; encoded by the coding sequence ATGTCGATACCGTCAATTCCGCTGCACTCTCGCACGCCCAGCCCGGATGTCTGGCGATGGATGGGAGCCTTCATTGGTCTTGTGCTGGCCACTTACCCGATCGTGGCGGCCGATCGTCTCTATCTCGACGATATCTGGCGCAGCATGTATGGCGAGCCCGGTTGGACTTCAAATGCGCGCCCTCTTGCCGATGTCGTTATGCTCGCGCTCAATCAAGGCACGCGTGTCGTCGAGTTGGCTCCACTTCCTTTATGGCTGGGATTGACCAGCATCGCGACAATGCTCGTTGCGCTACGTCAGGCCTTTGTAAAATTTAACGACGGTCACGCCTGGCTTGCGATGGCACTATTGGTGCTACAGCCCTTCTTCCTGCAAAACCTTTCCTATCAGTTCGATGCCCTGCCCATGGCACTTGCTGTCAGTTGCGCCGGACTGGCGCTTGCCGCCGGCATGAGAGCATCATGGGGAAAGGGAGTCATGCTGTCGGTTATCGGCTTATTCGCCAGTCTCTGCTTCTATCAGGCGGCAGTGAGCGTTTACTTCGTGTTGCTCGCGTTTCATGCTCTTCTCAGCCTGGCCACTTATGGCACGCTGCAATGGCGGCGCCATGTCGGCTTGCTAGTCGCTGGCGCCGTCACACTCCTGGGGTACAAACTGATATCAGTCTGGTGGCTGGCTGGCGGTTATAGCCTGTCGCATAGCCAGATGGCTCCCCCAGCGACATTGCCCATGCATATCGTCGACAACACCCTGACGTTCTGGCGCTATGCAGCCAGGACACTCGCTGGCGCACCTTGGTGGGGCCTATCGGCCACGGCCCTGATCGCACTGACCGGCCTGACCCTGGGTGCCCTCCGTCCGTCACAGGCCAAGCGTCCCCTTGCATGGCCCTGGCGGCTCTTGATCATGTTGATCATCTTGCTGCTACTACCGCTTGGCGCGCTCGGTATCATGGCGGCGCTTGAAGACCCTCTCTGGCGTCCGCGCACCTTCATCGGGTTCGGTGCCTTATGCGCCGGCTCACTGTTCTGTGCAGTGGCTACTTGCGAATATTACGGATGGCGCCGCTTAGGCGTTTCAATGCTTGTTCTCGTGCTGGGAGGTGCCACGGTGATCGCTTATGCCTACGGCAATGCTCAAGGCAGTCAGAAATCGTTCGAGGAAAGCGTGTCGCGCCAGTTGGTCGACGACCTGCGACGACTCGAGGCGGAAGGTGCCCTCGTCGTCTTCGGCACTCTCCCACTCAGTAAAAGCGCCGACAATACCGTGCATGCGTTCCCCATACTCAAGGAACTAGTGGGAAGTTATCTCGACAACGGCTACTGGTGGGGCTATCAAAATCTCTACCGCCTGGGCTTGCCTCAGCGTTACGAGTTCAATGGCGACCAGGCGCTGCGCGACGCCTTCGCTGACCACTGCACTACCCTCGAACCTCTCTTGGAACGTGGCTGGTACACGCTATATCAGTGGCAAGACGCAATCTTCGTGTCCTTGGACGGAGCTTGTCGACGGGATACTGGCGACCCATGA
- the gabT gene encoding 4-aminobutyrate--2-oxoglutarate transaminase: MNNAQLNELKTRYVASGAASPATQFAERAENALIWDADGNRIIDFAGGIGVLNVGHRHPKVVQAVKDQLDKVMHTCQTVMPYEGYVKVAEKLSQLTPVRGHGKVMLANSGAEALENAVKVARAATGRDNVICFTGGYHGRTFMTMAMNGKVAPYATDFGSMPGNVFRAPYPVPYHGVSEEDALNGLKMTLKTDANPRDTAAIVLEPVLGEGGFYAASTSFLEAVREICDEHGILLIVDEVQSGFGRTGKLFAIEHSGVEPDIITMAKSMADGMPISAVVGTDKVMDASGGNSLGGTYTGSPVSCAATLAVLEVFEEEKILEKSQALGDKLGERFAKWQQDFACVDNVRHLGAMAAFDVVADKAKHTPDAELTGALCKKAREKGLILLSCGLYGNTLRFLMPVTIEDEILEEGLDIVETCLKELSHA; this comes from the coding sequence ATGAACAACGCACAGCTCAATGAACTCAAGACACGTTACGTCGCCAGCGGCGCCGCGAGCCCAGCGACCCAGTTTGCCGAGCGTGCCGAGAACGCCCTGATCTGGGACGCCGACGGCAATCGTATCATCGACTTCGCTGGCGGCATCGGCGTGCTCAACGTCGGCCACCGTCATCCCAAGGTGGTGCAGGCGGTCAAGGACCAACTCGACAAGGTGATGCATACCTGTCAGACGGTGATGCCCTATGAGGGCTACGTGAAAGTCGCCGAAAAACTCAGCCAGCTCACTCCGGTACGCGGCCACGGCAAGGTGATGCTCGCCAACTCCGGCGCCGAGGCACTTGAGAACGCCGTCAAGGTGGCTCGCGCGGCAACGGGACGCGACAACGTCATCTGCTTCACCGGCGGCTATCATGGCCGGACCTTCATGACCATGGCCATGAACGGCAAGGTCGCGCCCTATGCCACCGACTTCGGCAGCATGCCGGGCAACGTCTTCCGCGCGCCCTATCCGGTGCCCTACCACGGGGTTAGCGAGGAAGATGCGCTAAACGGTCTGAAGATGACGCTCAAGACCGACGCCAACCCCCGCGACACTGCCGCCATCGTGCTTGAGCCGGTACTCGGCGAAGGTGGCTTCTACGCGGCGTCGACCAGTTTCCTCGAGGCGGTCCGCGAGATCTGCGACGAGCACGGCATTTTGCTGATCGTCGACGAAGTCCAGTCCGGCTTCGGGCGCACCGGCAAGCTGTTCGCCATCGAGCACAGCGGCGTCGAGCCCGACATCATCACCATGGCCAAGAGCATGGCCGACGGCATGCCGATCTCCGCCGTGGTCGGCACCGACAAGGTCATGGACGCCTCTGGTGGCAACTCGCTGGGCGGTACCTACACCGGCAGCCCGGTCTCCTGCGCCGCTACCCTCGCGGTACTGGAAGTCTTCGAGGAGGAGAAAATTCTCGAGAAGAGCCAGGCGCTGGGCGACAAGTTGGGTGAGCGCTTCGCAAAATGGCAGCAAGATTTCGCCTGCGTCGACAATGTCCGCCACCTGGGCGCCATGGCCGCCTTCGACGTAGTCGCCGACAAGGCCAAGCACACGCCGGATGCTGAGCTGACCGGGGCGCTGTGCAAGAAAGCACGCGAGAAGGGGCTGATCCTGCTGTCCTGCGGCCTCTACGGCAACACCCTGCGCTTCTTGATGCCGGTCACCATCGAGGACGAAATACTCGAAGAAGGCCTGGACATCGTCGAGACTTGCCTCAAGGAATTGAGCCACGCGTAA
- a CDS encoding glucan biosynthesis protein G: protein MSVPNRHFLTAIFPRRCSRPLAGMLGVWLAFAAQACVAFGFEDVVKKAEQLSEQGYQSPETSVPESLSNLEYSDYAKIHTKDGHALWEDDDLPFNLAFFHKGMHYDTSVKIHSVVDGEVEDIAFDPDDFTYGDLDIPEEDLEDLGFAGFKVTNALNDADRMNEVMAFQGASYFRTLGRDQTYGSSGRGLAIDTALPSGEEFPAFREFWVVKPSNDSQYLTVFAILDSPSLAGAYRFVLRPGEDTVVDVTSRLFMRNAVEKLGIAPLTSMYLYGPGQPTDSLNYRPAIHDSNGLLVHDGGDEEQWIWRPLANPDKLMVDEQDVDSLEGFGLLQRSHDFHDYEDLKDRYDRRPSVWIEPQDDWGKGQVELIQIPTPDETNDNIVTMWKPDEAPQAGDELDFNYRMYWTTHEAKFHSPDLSWASQTRRSQGEVRQDNLVRETDGSLAFIVDFKGPGLESIKDGASMEVDASVGDNGELVESRVVPNDAEGGWRMFVRVKRSDDSQPLDIRAYLKDGDERLSETWYYRLPANG, encoded by the coding sequence GTGAGTGTACCGAATCGACATTTTTTGACGGCAATTTTTCCGCGTCGTTGTAGTCGCCCTCTCGCGGGCATGTTGGGCGTATGGTTAGCCTTCGCGGCGCAGGCGTGTGTTGCCTTTGGCTTCGAGGATGTGGTCAAGAAAGCCGAGCAACTTTCCGAGCAAGGATACCAGTCACCCGAAACAAGCGTGCCGGAATCGCTGAGCAACCTGGAGTACTCGGACTACGCCAAGATTCATACAAAAGATGGTCACGCGCTGTGGGAGGACGACGATTTACCCTTCAATCTCGCTTTCTTTCATAAGGGGATGCACTACGACACCTCGGTGAAGATACACAGCGTCGTGGATGGTGAAGTGGAGGATATTGCTTTCGACCCTGATGACTTCACTTACGGTGATCTGGATATTCCCGAGGAAGATCTCGAGGACCTCGGGTTTGCAGGGTTCAAGGTTACCAATGCGCTCAATGACGCCGATCGCATGAATGAAGTCATGGCTTTTCAGGGGGCGAGTTATTTCCGCACCTTGGGGCGTGATCAGACCTATGGGTCTTCCGGCCGTGGTCTGGCGATCGACACCGCATTACCCAGTGGTGAGGAATTCCCCGCGTTTCGTGAGTTCTGGGTCGTCAAACCAAGCAACGATAGCCAATACCTGACGGTGTTCGCGATACTTGATTCGCCAAGCCTTGCCGGCGCTTATCGTTTCGTTCTGCGTCCCGGCGAAGACACCGTCGTCGATGTGACATCGCGGCTTTTCATGCGTAACGCTGTGGAAAAATTGGGGATCGCGCCTCTGACGAGTATGTATTTGTATGGCCCTGGCCAGCCCACGGACTCACTCAACTATCGGCCGGCGATTCACGATTCCAATGGCTTGTTGGTGCACGATGGCGGCGATGAAGAGCAGTGGATCTGGCGCCCGCTTGCCAATCCTGACAAGTTGATGGTCGACGAGCAGGATGTCGACTCTCTCGAGGGCTTCGGGCTGCTGCAGCGCAGTCATGATTTTCACGATTATGAAGACCTCAAAGATCGTTATGATCGTCGTCCAAGCGTGTGGATCGAGCCTCAAGATGACTGGGGCAAGGGCCAGGTCGAATTGATCCAGATCCCCACGCCCGACGAGACCAACGACAACATCGTTACCATGTGGAAGCCCGACGAAGCGCCGCAAGCGGGGGATGAACTCGACTTCAATTACCGCATGTACTGGACGACGCACGAGGCCAAGTTCCATAGCCCTGATTTGTCCTGGGCTAGCCAGACGCGTCGCTCGCAAGGCGAGGTGCGTCAAGACAACTTGGTGCGTGAGACCGATGGTTCGCTGGCGTTCATCGTCGATTTCAAGGGGCCGGGGCTGGAGTCGATCAAAGACGGTGCCAGCATGGAAGTCGATGCCTCTGTCGGAGATAACGGCGAACTGGTCGAAAGTCGTGTCGTTCCCAATGACGCCGAAGGTGGTTGGCGGATGTTCGTGCGCGTCAAGCGTAGCGATGACAGTCAGCCCTTGGATATCCGCGCCTACCTGAAGGATGGGGATGAGCGGCTTTCGGAAACCTGGTATTACCGGCTCCCTGCCAATGGTTGA
- a CDS encoding solute:sodium symporter family transporter, with product MHALTLISFLFFTGLVALITWLITRRDDLRSTSGYFLAGRSLTFPLIAGSLLMTNLSTEQMVGLNGSAFTDGLSVMAWEVVAVVALVLLALFFLPRFLRSGIATVPQLLEIRFDHGTQLICNIIFLIAYAVILLPIVLYSGAIGLQGMLDLQGLTGIESSSFLLWATVWIVGLIGAVYALFGGLRTVAVSDTLNGVGLLIGGLLIVFFALNAVSDGGGILAGWDILNEQHPEMFNSMGREDQAVPFATLFTGVFLINVFYWTTNQQIIQRTFAAKTLAEGQKGVLLTGFFKLLGPLYLVLPGIIAYHMYADQGVKADEAYGHLVFDVLPPYLTGFFAAVMVGAILSSFNSALNSTTTLFSLGIYKGVINKNADEAQVVKVGKIFGWIMAIAAMVIAPLLAGQESLFSYLQTMNAIYFIPILAVVLVGLLTKRVPAIAAKVGLVAGCLLIAAGYFIPPFNKILDVTSQYHFVAGVFVLLIAIMLIIGKVYPRETKWVHQDAGEVDLTPWKGAWPVGLVLVLCVIAIYAAFAG from the coding sequence ATGCATGCCCTGACGCTGATCTCGTTTCTTTTCTTCACGGGGCTCGTCGCACTGATCACCTGGTTGATCACGCGCCGAGACGACCTGCGTAGCACCAGCGGCTACTTCTTGGCCGGTCGTAGCCTGACTTTCCCGCTGATCGCCGGCTCACTTTTGATGACCAATCTCTCCACCGAGCAGATGGTGGGTCTCAACGGGTCGGCCTTCACTGATGGCCTGAGTGTCATGGCGTGGGAGGTCGTTGCGGTCGTGGCCTTGGTGCTACTGGCGCTCTTCTTTCTGCCACGCTTCCTGCGTAGCGGGATCGCGACCGTGCCGCAATTGCTGGAGATTCGCTTCGACCACGGCACGCAGTTGATCTGTAACATCATCTTCCTGATCGCCTATGCGGTCATTCTGCTGCCTATCGTGCTGTACTCCGGCGCGATCGGCTTGCAAGGCATGCTCGATCTCCAAGGGCTGACGGGCATCGAATCGAGCAGTTTCCTGCTGTGGGCGACCGTGTGGATCGTAGGCCTGATCGGCGCCGTGTATGCGCTCTTCGGGGGGCTGCGGACGGTAGCCGTGTCCGATACGCTCAATGGAGTCGGACTGCTCATCGGCGGCCTCTTGATCGTGTTTTTCGCTCTCAACGCCGTCAGCGATGGCGGAGGCATCCTGGCCGGCTGGGATATCCTCAACGAACAGCATCCCGAGATGTTCAATTCGATGGGACGCGAGGATCAAGCCGTACCCTTCGCCACGCTATTCACCGGCGTCTTCCTGATCAACGTGTTCTACTGGACCACCAATCAGCAGATCATTCAGCGCACCTTCGCCGCCAAGACCCTCGCCGAAGGCCAGAAGGGCGTTCTGCTGACCGGCTTCTTCAAACTTCTCGGCCCCCTGTACCTCGTCCTTCCGGGCATCATCGCGTACCACATGTATGCCGATCAGGGCGTCAAGGCAGATGAAGCCTACGGCCACCTAGTGTTCGACGTCCTGCCCCCTTACCTGACCGGCTTCTTCGCTGCCGTGATGGTCGGCGCCATCCTGTCGTCGTTCAACTCGGCGCTGAATAGCACCACAACACTGTTCAGCCTGGGCATCTATAAGGGCGTCATCAACAAGAACGCCGATGAAGCCCAGGTCGTTAAAGTGGGGAAGATCTTCGGCTGGATCATGGCCATTGCCGCCATGGTCATCGCACCGCTTCTCGCGGGTCAGGAAAGTTTGTTCAGCTACTTGCAGACGATGAACGCTATTTACTTCATTCCCATCCTGGCCGTGGTCCTGGTGGGGCTTCTCACTAAGCGCGTCCCCGCCATTGCCGCCAAGGTGGGCTTGGTCGCGGGTTGCTTGTTGATAGCAGCGGGATATTTCATACCGCCCTTCAACAAGATTCTCGACGTCACTAGTCAGTACCATTTCGTAGCAGGCGTCTTCGTGCTGCTGATCGCCATCATGCTGATTATCGGCAAGGTCTACCCGCGCGAAACCAAGTGGGTTCATCAGGATGCGGGTGAAGTCGACCTGACTCCCTGGAAAGGTGCTTGGCCCGTAGGCTTGGTGCTAGTCCTGTGCGTCATCGCCATCTACGCTGCGTTCGCCGGCTAG
- the mdoH gene encoding glucans biosynthesis glucosyltransferase MdoH codes for MVDTQADTVTGDYLERLAQETDSRGARRELLASRLDEHGMEALHSSLGAREVSEDDPAAASVGARLSLAYSARPLAPPTVLTTDAQGITRLCTTPPIARTPLAPEPWAANPFVRYAQRARNWVERGFRRRHKGGADAVPTPRWQKVGRLRRKILLILVVGQSLVAAEYMRSVLPYQGKQVLEVAILTLFVLLFCWVSAGFWTALMGFFQLLRGRDRYAIDARDVQEEAPIDETARTALVVPICNEDVARVFAGVRATLESLRDSGQERHFDLFILSDTFDPELAIAETHAWLALCRELDAFDRVFYRRRQRRMKRKSGNIDDFCRRWGVNYRYMVVLDADSVMSGACLTRLVRLMEANPKAGIIQSAPRASGRLNLYARMQQFATRVYGPLFTAGLHFWQLGESHYWGHNAIIRLAPFMRHCMLAPLPGKGSLSGEILSHDFVEAALMRRAGWGVWIAYNLDGSYEEMPPNLLDELNRDRRWCHGNLMNFRLFLAKGIHPVHRAVFLTGVMSYISAPLWCLFLILSTALLAVHTLSTPQYFPEPGMMFPVWPQWNPTMAVGLFAATATLLFLPKVLSVILVIAQGSKEFGGGLRLCAGMVLESLFSMLMAPVRMLFHTRFVMTALLGRAIQWRSPSRDNSDTPWGDAMRHHGVQTLIGAVWAVGVYYMEPTFLWWLAPIVGALMVSIPVSVFSSRVSLGRWCQHARLFRIPEETHPPRVLRRMVRHLKRMRAQQATAPTFVQVVVDPMANALGCALATSRHGVSALLRRRREERVRAVVTENPSKVETATRLNFLDDPVLLSMLHHWVWTSPDAHPDWRELGTPTPVSWRVPG; via the coding sequence ATGGTTGATACACAAGCTGATACGGTGACCGGCGATTATCTCGAACGCCTGGCACAGGAAACGGACTCCCGAGGGGCGCGCCGCGAGTTACTTGCTAGTCGTCTCGATGAACACGGCATGGAAGCCTTGCACTCGAGCCTCGGCGCGCGCGAGGTCTCGGAGGATGATCCGGCTGCGGCGTCGGTGGGCGCGCGTCTGTCGCTGGCGTATAGCGCCCGTCCGTTGGCGCCGCCCACTGTGCTCACGACTGACGCGCAAGGCATTACGCGGCTTTGCACGACGCCGCCGATAGCACGCACACCCTTGGCGCCGGAGCCATGGGCGGCTAATCCTTTCGTGCGTTATGCCCAGCGTGCGCGCAACTGGGTAGAGCGTGGTTTTCGCCGACGTCATAAGGGTGGTGCGGATGCCGTGCCGACCCCTCGCTGGCAGAAAGTTGGCAGGCTACGTCGCAAGATTCTGTTGATCCTGGTGGTAGGTCAAAGCCTGGTGGCGGCGGAATACATGCGTTCGGTGTTGCCCTATCAAGGCAAGCAAGTGCTCGAAGTCGCCATTCTGACGTTGTTCGTGCTGTTGTTTTGCTGGGTCTCGGCGGGGTTCTGGACGGCCCTCATGGGGTTCTTCCAGCTTTTGCGTGGACGCGACCGCTACGCGATCGATGCCCGTGACGTGCAGGAGGAAGCGCCGATTGACGAAACGGCGCGCACGGCGCTGGTTGTGCCCATCTGCAATGAGGATGTGGCGCGCGTTTTTGCCGGCGTGCGGGCCACGCTCGAGTCACTGCGCGATAGCGGCCAGGAACGCCACTTCGACCTGTTTATTTTGAGCGATACCTTCGATCCCGAACTGGCGATCGCGGAGACGCACGCCTGGTTGGCGTTGTGTCGTGAACTGGATGCCTTCGACCGAGTCTTCTATCGGCGCCGCCAGCGCCGCATGAAGCGCAAGAGCGGCAATATCGACGACTTCTGCCGTCGTTGGGGCGTCAATTATCGCTACATGGTGGTGCTGGATGCTGACAGTGTCATGAGCGGTGCTTGCTTGACGCGCTTGGTGCGGTTGATGGAAGCGAATCCCAAGGCCGGGATTATCCAGTCTGCGCCGCGCGCCTCCGGCCGGCTGAATCTCTATGCACGTATGCAGCAATTCGCGACGCGTGTCTATGGACCGCTCTTCACGGCGGGGCTGCATTTCTGGCAGTTGGGCGAGTCGCATTACTGGGGACATAACGCGATCATTCGCCTGGCCCCTTTCATGCGTCACTGCATGCTGGCGCCGTTGCCCGGGAAAGGCTCTCTGTCCGGGGAAATTCTGTCGCACGATTTCGTCGAAGCGGCGTTGATGCGTCGGGCGGGATGGGGCGTGTGGATCGCCTACAACCTGGATGGTAGTTACGAAGAGATGCCACCCAACCTCCTCGACGAGCTCAATCGCGATCGTCGTTGGTGTCATGGCAACTTGATGAACTTTCGCCTGTTTCTGGCCAAGGGCATTCACCCCGTGCATCGTGCGGTCTTCCTGACCGGGGTGATGTCGTACATATCGGCGCCGTTGTGGTGCTTGTTCCTGATCTTGTCGACCGCTTTGCTGGCGGTACATACGTTGAGTACGCCGCAGTATTTCCCCGAGCCCGGCATGATGTTTCCTGTCTGGCCGCAGTGGAATCCAACCATGGCGGTGGGGCTGTTCGCGGCGACGGCCACGCTTTTGTTCTTGCCCAAGGTGCTCAGTGTGATCCTGGTCATCGCGCAGGGGTCCAAGGAATTCGGCGGCGGCTTGCGGTTATGCGCGGGCATGGTCCTGGAATCGCTGTTCTCCATGCTGATGGCGCCGGTACGGATGCTCTTCCATACACGCTTCGTAATGACGGCGCTTCTCGGGCGTGCCATACAGTGGCGCTCTCCGTCGCGTGACAACAGCGATACGCCGTGGGGCGATGCCATGCGTCACCATGGCGTTCAGACGCTCATCGGGGCGGTGTGGGCCGTGGGCGTGTATTACATGGAACCGACCTTCCTGTGGTGGCTGGCGCCTATCGTTGGCGCCTTGATGGTGTCGATCCCGGTTTCGGTGTTTTCCAGCCGCGTGTCGCTAGGACGCTGGTGCCAGCATGCGCGCTTGTTTCGTATTCCCGAAGAGACGCATCCCCCGCGTGTGTTGCGGCGCATGGTGCGTCATCTGAAACGTATGCGCGCCCAGCAGGCAACGGCGCCGACGTTCGTGCAGGTGGTCGTCGATCCCATGGCCAATGCGCTAGGGTGTGCGCTGGCCACGAGCCGACATGGCGTATCGGCGCTTCTGCGGCGGCGTCGAGAAGAGCGGGTCAGGGCGGTCGTCACCGAGAACCCCAGCAAGGTTGAGACAGCGACCCGTTTGAACTTTCTCGATGACCCCGTCCTGCTGTCGATGCTGCATCACTGGGTATGGACATCGCCCGACGCACACCCGGACTGGCGCGAACTCGGTACGCCGACGCCTGTCTCATGGCGGGTACCGGGATGA
- a CDS encoding GlsB/YeaQ/YmgE family stress response membrane protein encodes MSIILWLIIGGLAGWIAGKIMRGGGFGILGNIGVGIVGAVIGGFLFSLLGLAQTNIIGSLIMAVIGAVLLLWIVAKVRKS; translated from the coding sequence ATGAGTATCATTTTGTGGTTGATCATCGGGGGCCTGGCCGGCTGGATTGCAGGCAAGATAATGCGCGGTGGCGGCTTCGGTATCCTCGGCAATATCGGTGTCGGCATCGTGGGCGCGGTTATCGGTGGCTTTCTCTTCAGTCTACTGGGACTTGCGCAGACCAATATCATCGGCTCGTTGATCATGGCCGTGATTGGTGCCGTGCTGCTGCTGTGGATCGTGGCCAAGGTCCGGAAGTCGTAG
- a CDS encoding acyltransferase family protein: MDKTQQPGQKERFIGLEWLRFALGLYIVIFHTLHTYPSISAWSHYVTDIGFFSTSTFFVLSGFLLTHVYLDERRQLREPARSFWIKRFSNLYPIHIGALVLAVSMSALIGYLAISPEDADMSWRFVIYDVNNDLGQVTPGALEHFMGNGELALNLALNVGLLHAWNPYYLTFNPPSWSISALMAFYLVFPWIAPRLFRLRRVGRALALTNLLYLIPPLVVIAMTDFGMPETGILHRNPLIRLPEFVAGILLCVWYTRYRAAGGWLSVRRRLMLATFVATCVVVAVWLLGQGHAWYYLLHNGLLLPAQLALILLATQWRTPESRRVRRLASRLGGASLPMFALHVPLFVIFTRIERVLAGDPALCTSGFRACLDAAGDSSVVFYPLFLLLTVLFCVMFQEQFVLRVRNVMQRWLLPRVGTPPSHTEKVAR; encoded by the coding sequence ATGGACAAGACACAACAGCCAGGCCAGAAGGAACGCTTTATAGGCCTGGAGTGGTTACGCTTCGCGCTCGGGCTTTATATCGTTATCTTCCACACTTTGCATACCTACCCGTCGATCAGTGCCTGGTCGCATTACGTGACAGATATCGGTTTCTTCTCGACGAGTACTTTCTTCGTGCTGTCGGGCTTCTTGCTGACCCACGTGTACCTCGATGAGCGTCGCCAGTTGCGTGAGCCAGCCCGCAGCTTCTGGATCAAGCGTTTCTCGAACTTATATCCGATTCATATCGGAGCGTTGGTGCTGGCGGTCAGTATGTCGGCTTTAATCGGGTATTTGGCGATTTCGCCGGAAGACGCCGACATGTCGTGGCGTTTCGTGATATACGACGTCAACAATGACCTTGGGCAGGTGACGCCGGGGGCCCTGGAGCATTTCATGGGTAACGGAGAGCTTGCGCTCAATCTGGCACTCAACGTCGGGCTGCTGCATGCCTGGAATCCGTATTATCTGACCTTCAACCCGCCGTCCTGGTCGATTTCGGCGCTGATGGCCTTTTATCTGGTCTTCCCGTGGATAGCGCCGCGTCTATTTCGTCTCCGTCGCGTGGGCCGAGCCCTAGCGCTGACCAATTTGCTGTACCTGATTCCCCCGTTGGTGGTCATCGCCATGACCGACTTCGGTATGCCCGAAACGGGTATCCTGCACCGCAACCCCTTGATTCGTTTGCCTGAATTCGTGGCGGGGATACTACTGTGCGTGTGGTATACCCGCTATCGCGCGGCGGGCGGTTGGCTGAGTGTCAGGCGGCGTCTGATGTTGGCGACATTTGTGGCGACTTGTGTGGTGGTAGCAGTCTGGTTGTTGGGCCAAGGCCATGCCTGGTATTACCTGTTGCATAATGGCCTGTTACTGCCCGCGCAGTTGGCGCTGATTCTACTGGCCACGCAATGGCGCACGCCCGAGAGTCGTCGAGTCCGTCGCTTGGCGAGCCGACTGGGAGGGGCGTCGTTGCCGATGTTCGCGCTACATGTCCCGCTGTTCGTGATCTTCACCCGAATCGAGCGCGTGCTTGCCGGCGATCCAGCACTGTGCACGAGTGGATTTCGCGCCTGCCTCGACGCTGCCGGTGACAGCTCCGTGGTGTTCTATCCGTTGTTTCTATTGCTGACGGTGCTGTTCTGCGTGATGTTTCAGGAACAGTTCGTACTGCGGGTGCGCAATGTCATGCAGCGTTGGCTGCTGCCGAGGGTGGGGACGCCACCGTCGCATACCGAGAAGGTGGCGCGCTGA